The following coding sequences lie in one Apium graveolens cultivar Ventura chromosome 3, ASM990537v1, whole genome shotgun sequence genomic window:
- the LOC141710838 gene encoding protein NODULATION SIGNALING PATHWAY 2 gives MAMLIEDDLEFYFPDYSNTTTTTTATTTSASEDELCNWNDWSPLMEWEALSNGHDQDLHGLFESIMDDDSASLSHLHSSPELHQYPSPQLEENSSPELVMINHDHEQLLNNSEDTKGLRLVHLLMAAAEAMTGVNKSRDLARVILIRLKELVSPTQGTNMERLAAYFTQALQGLLEGAGNKNNSVLLNGPYHNRDEHQATDTLAAFQLLQDMSPYVKFGHFTANQAILEAVSNDKRVHIVDYDIMEGIQWASFMQSLVSRKDGPPSPHLRITALSRGGSGKRSITSVQETGRRLAAFAASIGQPFSFHQSKLDADESFKPSSLKLVRGEALIINCMLHLPHFSYRSPDSVVSFLSGAKTLNPRLVTLVEEEEEVGPTADEGGFVGRFMESLHRYSALYDSLEAGFPMQGRARALVEKVFLGPRIAGSLNRIYRETERCSLVNYLCSMGFQRANISFANHCQAKLLLGLFNDGYRVEELASNKLVLGWKSRRLLSASIWTSPELDS, from the coding sequence ATGGCAATGCTTATAGAAGACGATTTAGAGTTTTACTTTCCCGACTACAGCAACACCACGACGACTACCACCGCCACCACGACGAGCGCTAGTGAAGACGAATTATGCAATTGGAATGATTGGTCGCCTTTGATGGAATGGGAGGCACTTTCAAATGGTCATGACCAGGACCTCCATGGGCTCTTCGAGTCCATCATGGATGATGATAGTGCCTCCTTAAGCCATCTCCACTCATCACCAGAGCTCCACCAGTACCCCTCACCTCAACTTGAAGAAAATTCTTCACCAGAACTAGTGATGATCAACCATGATCATGAACAACTTCTAAACAACTCCGAGGATACTAAAGGGTTAAGGCTAGTCCACCTTTTGATGGCAGCTGCAGAGGCGATGACAGGAGTGAACAAGAGCCGTGACTTGGCTCGGGTGATATTGATTCGGCTCAAGGAATTAGTCTCTCCTACACAAGGGACTAATATGGAAAGACTGGCGGCTTATTTTACCCAGGCCCTGCAGGGCTTGCTAGAAGGAGCCGGGAATAAGAATAACAGTGTCTTATTAAACGGACCCTATCATAATCGAGATGAACATCAGGCGACAGACACATTAGCAGCATTTCAGCTGTTACAAGATATGTCGCCTTATGTGAAGTTTGGTCACTTCACAGCTAATCAAGCTATTTTAGAAGCCGTGTCCAATGATAAAAGAGTTCATATAGTGGACTATGATATTATGGAAGGAATTCAATGGGCCTCGTTCATGCAGTCCTTGGTTTCGAGGAAAGATGGTCCCCCGAGCCCTCACCTCCGAATCACAGCCTTGTCGAGAGGTGGTAGCGGCAAGCGGTCTATTACTAGTGTTCAAGAGACTGGAAGACGGTTAGCTGCTTTTGCTGCTTCGATCGGACAGCCTTTCTCGTTTCATCAATCTAAATTGGATGCTGACGAAAGTTTTAAACCGTCTTCTTTAAAATTGGTAAGAGGGGAGGCGCTTATAATCAATTGTATGCTACATTTGCCTCATTTTAGTTATCGATCACCCGACTCTGTCGTTTCATTTTTATCCGGGGCCAAGACACTAAACCCGAGATTGGTAACATTGGTGGAGGAAGAGGAGGAAGTCGGGCCTACTGCGGACGAAGGAGGATTCGTAGGTCGATTCATGGAATCATTACACCGTTATTCGGCCTTGTACGACTCACTTGAGGCCGGATTCCCAATGCAAGGACGTGCTCGAGCATTGGTTGAAAAGGTCTTTTTAGGCCCCCGTATAGCAGGATCATTAAATCGGATATATCGAGAAACGGAAAGATGTTCATTGGTTAATTATTTGTGTTCAATGGGATTCCAAAGAGCTAACATAAGCTTCGCAAATCACTGTCAAGCAAAGTTATTGTTAGGACTCTTCAATGATGGCTATAGAGTTGAGGAATTGGCAAGCAACAAGCTTGTTTTAGGGTGGAAATCTCGACGACTTCTCTCAGCATCCATTTGGACATCCCCTGAACTGGattcataa
- the LOC141714488 gene encoding uncharacterized protein LOC141714488 — MTRHKSSGGMGFRDFRDFNIAMLGKQGSRFASNPGSLVTRVYKARYFANSDFLNSELGHNPSFIWRSIHEAKKLIVNGVKWKIGAGTGISILGQPWLSDNANHYITTTSQSIVGKTIDSLWHVGSREWDLDIIKVIFNVRDQEAILNTVFNDNGEEDVNALCPVCHEDNESIIHSLVHCSYARLCWSLVNVDAQVGLYSDFKTWMGNVADAKKQAVNPQPNAVKVLVDAAVFEDKDAVGFGLIARDSEGALIQAKSIIRKNSVSPVLAEAMAIKEALSWIDEMHWQESTVVSDCLVVVQAIRSKTPMRSQFGSVIEECRSQLRRLNKVSLYHVKRSANMVAHQLARESYSYPDRSFNRDTIPVSVNSCIEMDLNK; from the exons ATGACAAGGCACAAGTCTTCAGGGGGTATGGGTTTTCGCGACTTCCGTGATTTCAACATTGCCATGCTTGGCAAACAAGGTTCGAGATTTGCGTCTAATCCAGGCAGCCTTGTAACAAGGGTTTATAAAGCCAGGTATTTCGCAAACAGTGACTTCCTAAACTCAGAGTTGGGCCATAACCCGAGTTTCATTTGGCGTAGTATACATGAAGCAAAAAAATTGATTGTGAATGGGGTTAAATGGAAGATCGGAGCGGGAACAGGTATTAGTATATTGGGGCAACCATGGCTATCAGATAATGCTAATCATTATATTACCACCACTTCTCAATCTATAGTAGGAAAAACTATTGACTCCCTGTGGCATGTTGGAAGTAGAGAATGGGACCTGGATATCATAAAAGTCATTTTTAATGTAAGGGATCAGGAAGCAATCTTAAATACTGTGTTTAACGACAATGGAGAGGAGGAT GTTAATGCACTATGTCCTGTTTGTCATGAAGATAATGAATCAATTATCCACAGCCTGGTGCACTGCTCTTATGCTCGCCTATGCTGGTCTCTCGTCAATGTTGATGCTCAGGTGGGGCTGTACTCGGACTTTAAGACATGGATGGGAAATGTTGCAGATGCCAAAAAACAAGCA GTCAATCCTCAACCGAATGCAGTAAAGGTATTAGTGGACGCGGCTGTTTTTGAAGATAAAGATGCGGTGGGCTTTGGTTTGATAGCACGGGATTCAGAGGGAGCACTCATCCAAGCAAAGTCTATTATCCGTAAGAATTCGGTCTCTCCGGTTCTAGCGGAGGCTATGGCAATCAAGGAAGCGTTAAGCTGGATTGATGAGATGCACTGGCAAGAAAGCACGGTGGTGTCGGACTGTCTGGTAGTGGTgcaggccatcaggagcaaaacACCCATGCGATCTCAGTTCGGTAGTGTCATTGAGGAGTGCCGAAGTCAGTTACGGCGTCTAAACAAAGTGTCTTTGTATCATGTTAAACGGTCTGCCAATATGGTTGCTCACCAACTGGCTAGGGAATCATATAGTTACCCAGATCGTAGTTTCAATAGGGATACCATCCCGGTTTCGGTCAATTCTTGTATTGAGATGGATTTGAATAAGTAA
- the LOC141714489 gene encoding protein FAR1-RELATED SEQUENCE 5-like, translated as MHSDDDVGFGWKNHDVHGDSDDSNDSFNGDDDDKINDENFIGNRNDVVPCVGMIFDSLDEVESFYRGYGRSTGFEIINRSSHKHSRNGGISSRLYICRKGGRLGPKPLEVEDRAKGKRPRDVIPRTCCRARMCVAHKVSSNKWEVTKVNLEHNHAMVTSDKVNFMQRSRNIDPFTRSLIELFNKSGIETPKVMNLLSETCGGIEKIGFSAQDVRNVICDIRRRVLDSGDAECGLVLLRDLQKQSDGNFFYRVDVDEENRVRGLVWVDPRSLNAYKNFGDVVTFDSTYRTNRYDMPFIPITGVNHHYQNILFGFALIRDEKETTYRWVLKTWLEVVDNKPPITIITDQDIVLSNAISEDMPNTNHTYYTWHISSKFPDKLSTLYTQYSEFKTDFNACIYKSLSPTEFEGRWEDLKKKYDLENHNWLNDMYAIRRQWVFAFTKQHFAVGMTTTSRSESMNSFFNEYVKGSTSLKEFIENSQKTLESQYLREVQADFDTEYKERRLISNSSMEIHASKIYTKEMFKRFQKELQKS; from the coding sequence ATGCATAGTGATGATGATGTTGGTTTCGGTTGGAAGAATCACGATGTTCACGGTGATTCCGATGATAGTAATGATTCTTTTAATGGCGATGATGATGATAAAATTAATGATGAAAATTTTATTGGAAATAGGAATGATGTAGTTCCTTGTGTTGGTATGATATTTGATTCGTTGGATGAAGTGGAAAGTTTTTATCGAGGTTATGGTCGAAGTACAGGGTTCGAGATAATTAATCGAAGTAGTCATAAGCATTCAAGAAATGGTGGTATATCGTCACGTTTGTATATATGTCGAAAGGGTGGAAGATTGGGCCCAAAACCCTTGGAAGTTGAAGATAGGGCTAAAGGGAAACGACCTCGAGATGTTATTCCTCGAACTTGTTGTCGTGCTCGTATGTGTGTTGCTCACAAAGTAAGCTCAAACAAATGGGAAGTAACCAAGGTCAACCTAGAGCACAATCATGCTATGGTTACCTCGGATAAGGTAAATTTCATGCAAAGATCACGCAACATAGATCCGTTTACCCGATCTTTGATTGAGTTATTCAACAAATCGGGTATCGAGACGCCGAAAGTGATGAATTTACTTAGTGAGACGTGTGGTGGTATTGAAAAAATTGGTTTTTCCGCTCAAGACGTACGAAATGTAATATGTGACATTCGAAGACGGGTTTTGGATTCCGGTGATGCGGAGTGTGGATTGGTTTTATTACGAGACTTGCAAAAACAAAGTGATGGTAATTTTTTCTACCGAGTGGATGTGGATGAGGAGAATCGAGTTAGGGGTTTGGTGTGGGTTGATCCTCGTTCTCTTAACGCGTACAAGAATTTTGGAGATGTGGTAACTTTCGACTCGACATATCGGACTAATAGGTATGACATGCCTTTTATTCCAATTACGGGAGTGAATCACCACTACCAAAATATTTTGTTTGGATTTGCACTTATAAGGGACGAGAAAGAGACTACTTATAGATGGGTTTTGAAGACTTGGTTGGAAGTGGTCGATAACAAGCCACCTATTACCATTATTACGGATCAAGACATCGTTTTAAGTAATGCCATTTCCGAGGATATGCCTAACACCAACCATACATATTATACGTGGCATATTAGTAGCAAGTTTCCCGATAAACTATCTACTTTGTATACTCAATACTCGGAGTTCAAGACGGATTTTAATGCATGTATCTACAAGTCATTGTCACCAACAGAATTTGAAGGTAGGTGGGAGGACTTGAAaaagaaatatgatcttgaaaatCACAATTGGCTAAATGATATGTATGCAATTAGACGGCAATGGGTTTTTGCTTTCACGAAACAACATTTTGCCGTCGGTATGACTACCACCTCAAGGAGCGAGTCTATGAATTCATTTTTTAATGAGTATGTGAAAGGGTCGACCAGTTtgaaagaattcattgagaattCACAAAAAACTTTGGAGTCACAATATTTACGGGAGGTTCAAGCCGATTTTGACACCGAGTACAAGGAAAGGAGACTAATCTCTAACTCGTCAATGGAGATACATGCCTCCAAGATATACACAAAAGAGATGTTTAAGCGATTTCAAAAAGAGCTTCAAAAAAGTTAA